Proteins encoded together in one Bosea sp. (in: a-proteobacteria) window:
- a CDS encoding carbohydrate ABC transporter permease: MSLTLRRLGALPLGGWPVTVIAALGVGIYLFPIYWMLISGLKDSAEIFANPPTFVPRAPSLAAFEYVFVRENVLRYLRNSLVIAIPVMVLTLVLGSMGAYAMSRLRNRVVDVAIVVVLLLQVFPEALLATPMFIIFRTLDLLNTFTAVILATTSKTLAFALVILRPMFRQVPVELEEASFVDGCTRLQTFRLVVLPLMRVPLIVVGTLCFVQAYGQFVYGLTLLSQQELQPATVGIYSFVGAEYADWHRVMAFSSIFVLPILAIFLAMQRRIVSGLTAGALK, translated from the coding sequence ATGAGCCTGACGCTGCGCCGCCTCGGTGCGCTGCCGCTCGGCGGCTGGCCGGTCACCGTCATCGCCGCCCTGGGCGTCGGGATATACCTGTTCCCGATCTACTGGATGCTGATCTCCGGTCTGAAGGATTCGGCCGAGATCTTCGCCAACCCTCCGACATTCGTGCCGCGCGCGCCCTCGCTCGCCGCCTTCGAATATGTGTTCGTGCGCGAGAACGTGCTGCGCTACCTGCGCAACAGCCTCGTCATCGCCATCCCCGTGATGGTGCTGACCCTGGTGCTGGGCTCGATGGGCGCCTACGCGATGAGCCGGCTGCGCAACCGCGTGGTCGATGTCGCGATCGTCGTCGTGCTCCTGCTCCAGGTCTTCCCGGAGGCGCTGCTGGCGACGCCGATGTTCATCATCTTCCGCACGCTCGACCTGCTCAACACCTTCACCGCCGTCATCCTGGCGACGACCTCGAAGACGCTCGCCTTCGCGCTGGTGATCCTGCGGCCGATGTTCAGGCAGGTGCCGGTCGAGCTGGAGGAGGCTTCCTTCGTCGATGGCTGCACGCGCCTGCAGACCTTCCGGCTCGTCGTGCTGCCCTTGATGCGGGTGCCGCTGATCGTCGTCGGCACGCTCTGCTTCGTCCAGGCCTATGGCCAGTTCGTCTACGGGCTGACCCTGCTCAGCCAGCAGGAGCTGCAGCCGGCGACGGTCGGCATCTACAGCTTCGTCGGCGCCGAGTACGCCGACTGGCACCGGGTCATGGCGTTTTCCTCGATCTTCGTCCTGCCGATCCTGGCGATCTTCCTCGCGATGCAGCGCCGGATCGTCTCCGGCCTGACGGCGGGGGCGCTGAAATGA
- a CDS encoding carbohydrate ABC transporter permease — protein MTLAGSHNTKRLLLSTLCLAIGVVYLFPYAWMVLTGFRSALDTLSLRFVFEPTLEGFRAVIGDSIFRAYMLNSIIVATATTALVLTVAAPAAFALAHLPIRGTGFLLFVLIVRMVPGIAILIPIYLVASRLGLLDTHGVLIVLYSTFNLPFAIWLLRGFFCDVPGEIREAAIIDGCSERQVFLKIMLPLTSSGIVATGVFVFIAAWNEFLFALALTNNFAATAPLAMVAFRSEYGVQWPSIGAAAFIISTPVVLFAVVMQRFLVRGLTMGSVKG, from the coding sequence ATGACGCTCGCAGGCTCGCACAACACGAAGCGGCTGCTGCTCAGCACGCTCTGCCTCGCCATCGGCGTCGTCTATCTCTTTCCCTATGCCTGGATGGTGCTGACCGGCTTCCGCTCGGCGCTCGACACGCTGTCGCTGCGCTTCGTCTTCGAGCCGACGCTGGAAGGCTTCCGCGCCGTCATCGGCGACAGCATCTTCCGCGCCTATATGCTCAACAGCATCATCGTCGCGACGGCGACGACCGCGCTGGTGCTGACGGTCGCGGCACCCGCCGCCTTCGCCCTGGCGCATCTGCCGATCCGCGGCACCGGCTTCCTGCTCTTCGTGCTCATCGTGCGCATGGTGCCGGGCATCGCCATCCTGATCCCGATCTACCTCGTCGCCTCCCGGCTCGGCCTGCTCGACACCCATGGCGTGCTGATCGTGCTCTATTCGACCTTCAACCTGCCCTTCGCGATCTGGCTGCTGCGCGGCTTCTTCTGCGACGTGCCCGGCGAGATCCGCGAGGCGGCGATCATCGACGGCTGCTCGGAGCGCCAAGTCTTCCTCAAGATCATGCTGCCGCTGACCTCGAGCGGCATCGTCGCCACCGGCGTCTTCGTCTTCATCGCGGCCTGGAACGAGTTCCTGTTCGCCCTGGCACTGACCAACAACTTCGCCGCGACGGCGCCGCTCGCCATGGTCGCCTTCCGCAGCGAGTACGGCGTGCAATGGCCCTCGATCGGCGCCGCCGCCTTCATCATCTCGACGCCGGTCGTGCTCTTCGCCGTGGTGATGCAGCGCTTCCTGGTGCGCGGGCTGACCATGGGCTCGGTCAAGGGCTGA
- a CDS encoding Tm-1-like ATP-binding domain-containing protein — protein MAGRIYIAGTLDTKHAELAYARDAIRALGEEAALVDLSTQPHPHAADIPAAEVAAHHPEGAKAVFTGDRGTAVAAMTEAFARFLPGQNDVAGVLGLGGSGGTALIAPAMRGLPVGVPKMLVSTVASGNVAGYVGPSDIAMMYSVTDIAGLNRISRLVIANAAHAVAGMVKGQAAISPAAGDKPVLGLTMFGVTTPCVNQVVERLSGAFECLVFHATGTGGQSLEKLVDSGLIGAAIDATTTELCDLLMGGIFPCTEDRLGAFARTGTPYVGSCGALDMVNFGPPESVPSRYAGRLFYRHNPQVTLMRTTPDENARMGEWLGERLNRCGGPVRFLIPEGGVSLLDSPGQAFHDPVADAALFDALERTVKPGPRRKLQRLPYAINDPAFADALVAAMHEALKEA, from the coding sequence ATGGCCGGGCGCATCTACATAGCCGGAACCCTCGACACCAAGCATGCCGAGCTCGCCTATGCCCGCGACGCCATCCGCGCGCTGGGCGAGGAGGCGGCCCTCGTCGACCTGTCGACGCAGCCGCATCCCCATGCCGCCGACATTCCGGCGGCCGAGGTCGCGGCGCATCATCCCGAGGGCGCGAAGGCGGTCTTTACCGGCGACCGCGGCACGGCGGTCGCGGCGATGACCGAGGCTTTCGCCCGCTTCCTGCCGGGACAAAACGACGTCGCGGGGGTGCTGGGGCTCGGCGGCTCGGGCGGCACGGCGCTCATCGCGCCGGCGATGCGGGGGCTGCCGGTCGGCGTGCCGAAGATGCTGGTCTCGACCGTCGCCTCCGGCAATGTCGCCGGCTATGTCGGCCCGAGCGACATCGCGATGATGTATTCGGTCACCGATATCGCCGGGCTGAACCGGATCTCGCGCCTCGTCATCGCCAATGCGGCCCATGCCGTCGCCGGGATGGTCAAGGGGCAGGCCGCGATTTCGCCCGCGGCCGGGGACAAGCCGGTGCTCGGCCTGACCATGTTCGGCGTCACCACCCCTTGCGTGAACCAGGTGGTGGAGCGGCTTTCCGGCGCGTTCGAATGCCTCGTCTTCCATGCCACCGGCACGGGCGGCCAGTCGCTGGAGAAGCTGGTCGATTCCGGCCTGATCGGCGCCGCGATCGACGCGACCACGACCGAGCTCTGCGATCTCCTGATGGGCGGCATCTTCCCCTGCACCGAGGACAGGCTCGGCGCCTTCGCCCGCACCGGCACTCCTTATGTCGGCAGTTGCGGGGCGCTCGACATGGTCAATTTCGGGCCGCCGGAGAGCGTGCCCTCCCGCTATGCCGGAAGGCTGTTCTACCGGCACAACCCGCAGGTGACGCTGATGCGGACCACGCCGGACGAGAACGCCCGCATGGGCGAATGGCTCGGCGAGCGGCTCAACCGTTGCGGCGGGCCGGTGCGGTTCCTCATCCCCGAGGGCGGCGTCTCCCTGCTCGACAGCCCCGGGCAAGCCTTCCACGATCCGGTGGCGGACGCGGCGCTGTTTGACGCGCTCGAACGGACAGTGAAGCCCGGGCCGCGCCGCAAGCTTCAGCGTCTGCCTTACGCCATCAACGATCCGGCATTCGCCGACGCCCTCGTCGCCGCGATGCACGAAGCCCTGAAAGAGGCCTGA
- a CDS encoding SRPBCC family protein, protein MAKVYVSGIIDAPVDKVWAYARDFNGHGEWHPLIAESHIEDGLPSDQVGCVRNFTLTNGGHLRERLLSFSDLERRFTYNIIVSPMPIENYVATFGVKPVTEGGRTFVEWMAEFDVAPADEAEIREKVGQGTFAEGIRALEKAVKARG, encoded by the coding sequence ATGGCGAAAGTCTATGTCAGCGGCATCATCGATGCGCCGGTCGACAAGGTCTGGGCCTATGCCCGCGACTTCAACGGCCATGGCGAGTGGCATCCGCTGATCGCCGAGAGCCATATCGAGGACGGCCTGCCGAGCGACCAGGTCGGCTGCGTGCGCAACTTCACGCTCACCAATGGCGGGCATCTGCGCGAGCGGCTGCTTTCATTCAGCGATCTGGAGCGCCGCTTCACCTACAACATCATCGTCTCGCCGATGCCGATCGAGAACTATGTCGCGACCTTCGGCGTCAAGCCGGTCACCGAGGGCGGCAGGACCTTCGTCGAGTGGATGGCGGAGTTCGACGTTGCCCCGGCCGACGAGGCCGAGATCAGGGAGAAGGTCGGGCAGGGGACCTTCGCCGAGGGGATCAGGGCGCTGGAGAAGGCGGTCAAGGCGCGAGGCTGA
- a CDS encoding ThuA domain-containing protein, with the protein MRVTVWNEFRHEKANPVVAGIYPDGIHGAIAAGLAENGLADVTTATLDEPEQGLPARRLAETDVLVWWGHRHHDAVEDALAAAVCERVNAGMGLVVLHSGHFSKVFKRLMGTPCTLRWRAEGELERLWVVDPAHPVAAGIPPFFELEREEMYGEPFEVPPPDELVFLSWFKGGEAFRSGCGYRRGRGRIFYFRPGHETFPTYHDATIRKVVANAVRWAAPVAMESEPFQNRRIMPPLEPI; encoded by the coding sequence ATGCGCGTGACGGTGTGGAACGAGTTCCGCCACGAGAAAGCGAATCCGGTCGTCGCCGGCATCTACCCGGACGGCATCCATGGCGCGATCGCCGCCGGCCTCGCCGAGAACGGCCTTGCGGACGTGACCACGGCGACGCTGGACGAGCCGGAGCAGGGGCTGCCGGCGCGGCGCCTGGCCGAGACCGACGTGCTGGTCTGGTGGGGCCACCGCCACCATGACGCGGTCGAGGACGCGCTCGCCGCCGCGGTCTGCGAGCGGGTCAATGCCGGGATGGGCCTCGTCGTCCTGCATTCCGGGCATTTCTCCAAGGTGTTCAAGCGGCTGATGGGGACGCCCTGCACCCTGCGCTGGCGCGCCGAGGGCGAGCTGGAGCGGCTGTGGGTGGTCGATCCGGCCCATCCCGTCGCCGCCGGCATCCCGCCCTTCTTCGAGCTTGAGCGCGAGGAGATGTATGGCGAGCCCTTCGAGGTGCCGCCGCCCGACGAGCTCGTCTTCCTGAGCTGGTTCAAGGGGGGCGAGGCCTTCCGCAGCGGCTGCGGCTACCGGCGCGGGCGCGGCCGGATCTTCTATTTCCGGCCCGGCCACGAGACCTTCCCGACCTATCACGACGCGACGATCCGCAAGGTCGTCGCCAATGCCGTGCGCTGGGCCGCGCCGGTCGCGATGGAGAGCGAACCCTTCCAGAACCGGCGGATCATGCCGCCGCTCGAACCGATCTGA
- a CDS encoding Gfo/Idh/MocA family oxidoreductase — MTKKVIHVGVGTFGRRWCNEFLASNVADGTIEVVALVDVDPKALEFGRKALKLPEAACYTDPKAAFAAHKVDFCTIVVPPGYHEAIIDIALAHNVDILCEKPIADTMAACARIVRKVRAAGRKMAVTMSHRFDQDKTTLRQIIRSGQLGRVNNVSCRYFADMREHLAWGALFRHTMQDPLMIEGAVHHLDLVADFAGAQCRTLTASTWKPEWAKYAGDTDGIVMMVFENGVRGIYEGSSAAAVGLNDWMKEYVRVDCEFGTAILNNREIETFSRSQLVRQRCREGQGQKIQLITQPKWLNHWLIEKFCIWLDGGAEMETHVEANLHAAALIFAGIESARSGKTIDVQDYIRSFDGS, encoded by the coding sequence ATGACGAAGAAGGTCATCCATGTCGGCGTCGGCACCTTCGGCCGGCGCTGGTGCAACGAGTTCCTGGCCTCGAACGTCGCCGACGGCACGATCGAGGTGGTGGCGCTGGTCGATGTCGATCCCAAGGCGCTGGAATTCGGCCGCAAGGCGCTGAAGCTGCCGGAAGCCGCCTGCTATACCGACCCCAAGGCCGCCTTCGCCGCGCACAAGGTCGATTTCTGCACGATCGTCGTGCCGCCCGGCTATCACGAGGCGATCATCGACATCGCGCTCGCGCACAATGTCGACATCCTCTGCGAGAAGCCGATCGCCGACACGATGGCGGCCTGCGCCCGCATCGTCCGCAAGGTCCGCGCCGCCGGCCGCAAGATGGCGGTGACGATGAGCCACCGCTTCGACCAGGACAAGACGACGCTGCGCCAGATCATCCGCTCCGGCCAGCTCGGCCGGGTCAACAATGTCAGCTGCCGCTATTTCGCGGACATGCGCGAGCATCTCGCCTGGGGCGCGCTCTTCCGCCATACCATGCAGGACCCGCTGATGATCGAGGGCGCGGTCCACCATCTCGACCTCGTCGCCGATTTCGCCGGCGCGCAGTGCCGCACGCTGACCGCCTCGACCTGGAAGCCCGAATGGGCGAAATATGCCGGCGATACCGACGGCATCGTCATGATGGTGTTCGAGAACGGCGTGCGCGGCATCTATGAGGGCTCGTCGGCCGCCGCCGTCGGCCTCAACGACTGGATGAAGGAGTATGTCCGCGTCGACTGCGAGTTCGGCACGGCGATCCTCAACAACCGCGAGATCGAGACCTTCTCGCGCAGCCAGCTCGTGCGCCAGCGCTGCCGCGAGGGCCAGGGCCAGAAGATCCAGCTGATCACCCAGCCGAAATGGCTGAACCACTGGCTGATCGAGAAATTCTGCATCTGGCTTGACGGCGGCGCCGAGATGGAGACCCATGTCGAGGCGAACCTCCACGCGGCGGCCCTGATCTTCGCGGGGATCGAGAGCGCGCGCAGCGGCAAGACCATCGATGTCCAGGACTATATCCGCTCCTTCGACGGATCGTAA
- a CDS encoding sugar ABC transporter substrate-binding protein, whose translation MAGPVAAQPKTVSLWHPFTLETDMIHGGIKTFNESQNDYRIDARIVPAPQMVTELIKAIASGSVPDLVTLDNPVVASFSAQGTLTDLTERVAKSTTVKPDVYFKGPWASGLWKQRIFAVPRDANTLALCYNADMFKAKGLDPDKPPKTWTELLDAAKALKDPAKNVYGFGFSAVQAEEGVFQFLPFLHQAGGAVDKLDAPEAAEALAFWADMVKDGIASRDVINQRQYEVTNTFMAGNAAMALCGPWELPRLQNEAKFEWRLALLPVKAGKDIAASALGGYNWVVPKGAKSADGAFRFIEFMSDPKILNEGWKTGRLAPRTDVTVADPLWPQAYAIYRKQLESARARGPHPQWPDISRAIQMAMQEAITGAKPPAAALADAARKIKPILAKTPL comes from the coding sequence TTGGCCGGACCGGTCGCCGCGCAGCCGAAGACGGTCAGCCTCTGGCATCCGTTCACGCTCGAGACCGACATGATCCATGGCGGGATCAAGACGTTCAACGAATCGCAGAACGACTATCGCATCGATGCGCGCATCGTGCCGGCGCCGCAGATGGTGACCGAGCTGATCAAGGCGATCGCCAGCGGCTCGGTGCCCGATCTCGTCACCCTCGACAATCCCGTCGTCGCCAGCTTCTCGGCGCAGGGCACCCTGACCGACCTCACCGAGCGCGTCGCGAAATCGACGACGGTGAAGCCCGATGTCTACTTCAAGGGGCCCTGGGCATCGGGCCTGTGGAAGCAGCGCATCTTCGCCGTGCCGCGCGACGCCAACACCCTGGCGCTCTGCTACAACGCCGACATGTTCAAGGCGAAGGGGCTCGATCCGGACAAGCCGCCCAAGACCTGGACCGAGCTGCTCGACGCCGCCAAGGCGCTGAAGGATCCGGCCAAGAACGTCTACGGCTTCGGCTTCAGCGCGGTGCAGGCCGAGGAGGGCGTCTTCCAGTTCCTGCCCTTCCTGCATCAGGCGGGCGGCGCGGTCGACAAGCTCGATGCCCCTGAGGCCGCCGAGGCGCTCGCCTTCTGGGCCGACATGGTCAAGGACGGCATCGCCTCGCGCGACGTCATCAACCAGCGCCAGTACGAGGTGACCAACACCTTCATGGCCGGCAACGCCGCGATGGCGCTGTGCGGGCCCTGGGAGCTGCCGCGCCTGCAGAATGAAGCGAAGTTCGAGTGGCGCCTGGCGCTGCTGCCGGTCAAGGCGGGCAAGGACATCGCCGCCTCGGCGCTAGGCGGATACAACTGGGTCGTGCCCAAGGGCGCCAAGAGTGCCGATGGCGCCTTCCGCTTCATCGAGTTCATGTCGGACCCGAAGATCCTGAACGAGGGCTGGAAGACCGGCCGGCTGGCGCCGCGCACCGACGTCACCGTCGCCGATCCGCTCTGGCCGCAGGCCTATGCCATCTACCGCAAGCAACTCGAGAGCGCCCGCGCCCGCGGCCCGCATCCGCAATGGCCGGATATCTCGCGCGCGATCCAGATGGCGATGCAGGAGGCGATCACCGGCGCCAAGCCCCCGGCCGCCGCGCTCGCCGACGCGGCACGCAAGATCAAGCCGATCCTGGCCAAGACGCCGCTGTGA
- a CDS encoding phosphoenolpyruvate hydrolase family protein has translation MSRTISAPSTDRNAGAPAPLGPGSQRDQPRFIVGAAIGTGMAAQSATRGGADFLIALSAGRMRCIGEPSVAAMLPLRDSNEFVLSFARSEILPRATVPVYFGAASFDPRLDLRELVERIARAGFAGIANFPTSILIDGQYRAFLERSGVGFGRELELLAVARERGLSTLAYTHTAEEAAEAARQGADIVNIDLGWNVGGVLGAVSHLRVEDAGLMVNAIARQVRAVSRKTRCLVEGGPIVSPRQLEELCQIARVDGYIGGSTIDRVPSESAIEVVTAAFKAIGVRQKADGLDARFNPRRFPRPLWGHSQAAETARALFNRLMSTDYPVVIAGEPGSGRREIARALHRFGPRQARDMVSLPCANQGAERLRLDLFGCMAGMHPSAVKHRLGWLEIVHASSLMLDDVEEMPPEVQRALLDAVEAGSFWRHGGETPSPLNVRFLAVARQDLRHLPDEKVDPRFAEWLGCFTIVLPPLRERSEDLPSLIDESLRIIANRRQGEPKSLDPAAYRLLSAHHWPGNLRELDSVLEQAVLACPSGVILEQHLPPLGAEAAAAPRHFSSEKEWILHGLKKNRFRRSQTADYLGISRKTLYNKMRAYGLQSAAGPEGE, from the coding sequence ATGTCCAGGACTATATCCGCTCCTTCGACGGATCGTAACGCCGGGGCGCCGGCACCGCTGGGGCCGGGCTCCCAGCGCGATCAGCCGCGCTTCATCGTCGGTGCCGCGATCGGCACCGGCATGGCGGCCCAGTCGGCGACGCGCGGCGGCGCCGATTTCCTGATCGCGCTCAGCGCCGGCCGGATGCGCTGCATCGGCGAGCCCTCGGTCGCCGCCATGCTGCCGCTGCGCGACAGCAACGAGTTCGTGCTGAGCTTCGCCCGCTCCGAGATCCTGCCGCGCGCCACCGTGCCGGTCTATTTCGGCGCGGCGAGCTTCGACCCGCGGCTCGACCTGCGCGAGCTGGTCGAGCGCATCGCCAGGGCGGGCTTCGCCGGCATCGCCAATTTCCCGACCTCGATCCTGATCGACGGCCAGTACCGCGCCTTCCTGGAGCGCAGCGGCGTCGGCTTCGGCCGCGAGCTCGAACTGCTCGCGGTCGCGCGCGAGCGCGGGCTCTCGACCCTGGCCTATACCCATACCGCCGAAGAGGCGGCCGAGGCCGCCCGGCAGGGCGCCGACATCGTCAATATCGATCTCGGCTGGAATGTCGGCGGCGTGCTCGGCGCGGTTTCGCATCTGCGCGTCGAGGATGCCGGGCTGATGGTGAACGCCATCGCCCGGCAGGTCCGCGCCGTCTCGCGCAAGACGCGCTGCCTGGTCGAGGGCGGTCCGATCGTCAGCCCGCGCCAGCTCGAGGAGCTCTGCCAGATCGCCCGCGTCGACGGCTATATCGGCGGCTCGACCATCGACCGCGTGCCCTCGGAGAGCGCGATCGAGGTCGTCACCGCCGCCTTCAAGGCGATCGGCGTGCGCCAGAAGGCCGACGGGCTCGACGCCCGCTTCAATCCGCGCCGCTTCCCGCGCCCGCTCTGGGGCCATTCACAGGCGGCGGAGACGGCGCGCGCCCTATTCAACCGGCTGATGAGCACCGACTACCCGGTCGTCATCGCCGGCGAGCCCGGCAGCGGCCGGCGCGAGATCGCGCGCGCGCTGCACCGCTTCGGCCCGCGCCAGGCGCGCGACATGGTCAGCCTGCCCTGCGCCAATCAGGGCGCCGAGCGCTTGCGGCTCGATCTGTTCGGCTGCATGGCCGGGATGCATCCGAGCGCCGTCAAGCACCGGCTCGGCTGGCTCGAGATCGTGCATGCCTCCTCGCTGATGCTCGACGATGTCGAGGAGATGCCGCCCGAGGTGCAGCGCGCGCTGCTCGACGCGGTCGAGGCCGGCTCGTTCTGGCGCCATGGCGGCGAGACGCCCTCGCCGCTGAATGTCCGCTTCCTCGCCGTCGCGCGGCAGGATCTGCGCCATCTCCCGGACGAGAAGGTCGATCCGCGCTTCGCCGAATGGCTCGGCTGCTTCACCATCGTGCTGCCGCCCTTGCGCGAGCGCAGCGAGGACCTGCCCTCGCTGATCGACGAATCGCTGCGCATCATCGCCAATCGCCGGCAGGGCGAGCCGAAGAGCCTCGACCCCGCCGCCTATCGCCTGCTGTCGGCGCATCATTGGCCCGGCAACCTGCGCGAGCTCGATTCCGTGCTCGAGCAGGCCGTGCTCGCCTGCCCGAGCGGCGTCATCCTGGAGCAGCATCTGCCGCCGCTCGGCGCCGAGGCCGCCGCCGCGCCGCGCCATTTCTCATCGGAGAAGGAGTGGATCCTGCACGGGCTGAAGAAGAACCGCTTCCGCCGCAGCCAGACCGCCGATTATCTCGGCATCTCGCGCAAGACCCTCTACAACAAGATGCGCGCCTACGGGCTGCAATCGGCGGCCGGGCCGGAGGGGGAGTAG
- a CDS encoding carbohydrate ABC transporter permease: MPGSQPALLYVFLALPVLYLVGFVGFPIAYNLMMSVQEVNLGNITEFARPFVGLDNYRTVLADESFRKVLVNTLLFVGFNVVAQIGIGLAVALFFAQGFPGAGFLRGLLLCSWMLPALVVGALWKWIFATEYGVANYVLQGLQLTGSPIHWLSDPAVALTSVTLANIWFGMPFSMILIAAALTAIPKEQYEAASLDGAGAGARFWYITLPALRPALLAVASLVTIYTMRAFDLIFAMTQGGPLDASNVLPLLSYQFSFNQFDFGTGSAMGSFAFLIVFAVALIYVRTLKHEEVAG; the protein is encoded by the coding sequence ATGCCGGGATCTCAACCAGCGCTGCTCTATGTCTTCCTGGCGCTGCCGGTTCTTTATCTCGTCGGCTTTGTCGGTTTCCCGATCGCCTACAACCTGATGATGAGCGTGCAGGAGGTGAATCTCGGCAACATCACCGAGTTCGCCCGCCCCTTCGTCGGGCTCGACAACTACCGTACCGTGCTGGCCGACGAATCCTTCCGGAAGGTGCTGGTCAACACGCTCCTCTTCGTCGGCTTCAACGTCGTCGCGCAGATCGGGATCGGGCTTGCCGTCGCGCTGTTCTTCGCCCAGGGCTTTCCCGGCGCCGGCTTCCTGCGCGGCCTCCTGCTGTGCTCCTGGATGCTGCCGGCCCTCGTCGTCGGCGCGCTGTGGAAATGGATCTTCGCCACCGAATACGGCGTCGCCAACTACGTGCTCCAGGGGCTGCAGCTGACCGGCTCGCCGATCCACTGGCTCTCCGATCCCGCCGTGGCGCTGACCTCGGTGACGCTCGCCAATATCTGGTTCGGCATGCCCTTCAGCATGATCCTGATCGCGGCGGCGCTGACGGCGATCCCCAAGGAGCAATACGAGGCCGCCTCGCTCGACGGCGCCGGCGCCGGCGCGCGCTTCTGGTACATCACCCTGCCGGCGCTGAGGCCTGCCCTGCTCGCCGTCGCGAGCCTGGTGACGATCTACACGATGCGCGCCTTCGACCTGATCTTCGCGATGACGCAGGGCGGGCCGCTCGACGCCTCGAACGTGCTGCCGCTGCTCTCCTACCAGTTCTCCTTCAACCAGTTCGATTTCGGCACCGGCTCGGCGATGGGCTCCTTCGCCTTCCTGATCGTCTTCGCCGTGGCGCTCATCTATGTGCGCACCCTGAAGCACGAGGAGGTGGCGGGATGA
- a CDS encoding phosphoenolpyruvate hydrolase family protein yields MPPFKRDELVDRFHDMIRRGEKIVGGGAGTGLSAKCEEEGGIDLIVIYNSGRYRMAGRGSLAGVLAYGNANEIVMEMAREVLPVVKRTPVLAGVNGTDPFCLFDSFLDELKRMGFSGVQNFPTVGLIDGVFRANLEETGMGYGHEVGMIRMARAKEMLTTPYVFNESEAVAMAEAGADILVAHMGLTVGGKIGAETALSLADCVPRIDAIAAAALKLRPDIIILCHGGPIASPTDARYILSHCRHCHGFYGASSMERLPTETSLTEQTRNFKAIARAAE; encoded by the coding sequence ATGCCCCCATTCAAGCGAGATGAACTGGTGGACCGCTTCCACGACATGATCCGCCGCGGCGAGAAGATCGTCGGCGGCGGAGCCGGGACCGGGCTCTCGGCCAAATGCGAGGAGGAGGGCGGGATCGACCTGATCGTCATCTACAATTCCGGCCGCTACCGCATGGCGGGCAGGGGCTCGCTCGCCGGTGTCCTCGCCTATGGCAACGCCAACGAGATCGTCATGGAGATGGCGCGCGAGGTCCTGCCGGTGGTCAAGCGCACGCCGGTGCTGGCCGGCGTCAACGGCACCGATCCGTTCTGCCTGTTCGACAGCTTCCTCGACGAATTGAAGCGCATGGGCTTCTCCGGCGTGCAGAATTTTCCGACGGTCGGGCTGATCGACGGCGTCTTCCGCGCCAATCTCGAGGAGACCGGCATGGGCTATGGCCATGAGGTCGGGATGATCCGCATGGCCCGCGCCAAGGAGATGCTGACGACCCCTTACGTCTTCAACGAGAGCGAGGCCGTCGCGATGGCCGAGGCCGGCGCCGACATCCTCGTCGCCCATATGGGGCTGACGGTCGGCGGCAAGATCGGCGCCGAGACGGCGCTCAGCCTCGCCGATTGCGTGCCGCGCATCGATGCGATCGCCGCCGCCGCGCTGAAGCTGCGGCCGGACATCATCATCCTGTGCCATGGCGGGCCGATCGCCTCGCCGACGGACGCGCGCTACATCCTTTCGCATTGCCGTCACTGCCACGGCTTCTACGGCGCGAGCTCGATGGAGCGGCTGCCGACGGAGACCTCGCTGACGGAGCAGACCCGCAATTTCAAGGCGATCGCGCGCGCGGCCGAATAG